In Bacteroidales bacterium, a single window of DNA contains:
- a CDS encoding DUF3788 family protein has translation MGAQLLKDPEVFPSEEVLEKVLGKTYPVFEAFMNAAESEEFKLNPEWRYYNDGKAWLCKIVFKKKTVVWLSVWSNSFKVAFYFTEKSGEGITELEISDSIKEAYIKHVPIGKLKPVIVEIREKSQLPDIYSLLEYKIGKL, from the coding sequence ATGGGAGCACAGCTTTTAAAAGATCCGGAGGTTTTTCCATCAGAAGAAGTGTTGGAAAAGGTGCTTGGCAAAACATATCCTGTATTCGAAGCGTTTATGAACGCCGCAGAATCTGAAGAGTTTAAACTCAACCCTGAATGGCGTTATTATAATGACGGCAAAGCATGGTTATGCAAAATAGTTTTTAAAAAGAAAACAGTAGTCTGGTTGTCGGTATGGTCAAACAGTTTTAAGGTTGCATTCTATTTCACAGAAAAGAGTGGTGAAGGAATAACTGAATTAGAAATTAGTGATTCGATAAAAGAGGCCTATATAAAGCATGTCCCAATCGGGAAATTAAAACCTGTTATTGTTGAGATAAGAGAGAAGTCTCAGCTTCCGGATATCTATTCCTTACTTGAGTATAAGATTGGAAAGCTTTGA